Within the Kineosporia corallincola genome, the region CCGGTCCAGCGCGTCGAGCACCCGGAAGCCCCGCTCGTTCAGGTAGCCACCGGCCCGGTCGCCCCGCTCCCGGCCCGCCAGGTCGTCGGCCGTGCGGTACTTGCCGGTGAGGAAGCCGCTGGCCAGGGAGTAGTACGGGAACACCGCCAGGTCTTCGCGGGCCACCAGGGCGGCCAGCTCACCTTCGACGATCTCTCGCTCCACCAGGTTGTAGTGCGGCTGGAGGGCGACGTAACGGGCCACCCCGAGCTCGTCGGCGATCCGTAGCGCGCCGGCCAGCCGGTCCGGGGTGAAGTTCGAGGCGGCCAGGTGCCGCACCTTGCCCTCGGTGACCAGCTCGCCGAAGGCGGCAGCGGTCTCTTCCTGAGGGGCGTCCGGGTCGTCGTAGTGGGCGTAGTACAGGTCGATGTGGTCGGTGCGCAGACGGCGCAGCGAGGCCTCCACACTCTGCCGGATGCTGTCGCGGGACAGCCCTTTCAGCTTGGTGGCGATCACCACGTCGTCGCGGCGCCCGCGGCGCTTCAGCCAGTTGCCGATGATCGTCTCGGACTCGCCACCGACGTTGCCGGGCACCCAGTGCGAGTAGCCCTCGGCGGTGTCGATGAAGTTGCCCCCGGCCTCCACATAGGCGTCGAGCACAGCCATCGATTCCTGCTCGTTCGCGGTCCAGCCGAACACGTTGCCGCCGAGGCAGAGCGGTGACACGTCGAGGTCGGTGCGGGCGATCAGGGTCACGGGGAACCTCCTGGTGATCGAGCTGTGACTACACGAAGCGGCAACGCCTCACCCGCGAAGATATGCCCGGCGTTCTCCGGTGCCCGCGGTAGCCGGTCAGCCGTTCTGCCGGAACTCCTGCGACGCGTCGATCAGCCAGTCGGTGAGGTAGGTGCCGAACGACGGCCGGAACATCAGCCGGTAGGCCTGCTCCCCGACCTGCCAGAGCAGCACGCCGGCTCGCGCGAAGGTGGTGAGGGCGCACTGGCCGGGAGCGAACGAGCGCGGGTGCAGGTCCAGCGTGATCGCCTTCTCCAGCAGGTCGCGGGCGTGCGGGCCGGTGATCAGCAGCGTGGCGTAGTTGGCGCTGAGGTCGACCAGGTGCAGGCCGTTTTGTGGAACCGAGAGGGACACGGCGACAGCGGACAGGGGCTTGGCGGCCACGGTTGGCTCGGGCACGGTTGGCTCGGGCACGGTCGGCTTGGGCGCAGCCGGTTCGGGCACGATCAGCTCGGGCACGGCCGGCTTGGGCTCGGTCGGCTTGGGCTCGGTCGGCTTGGGCTCGGTCGGCTTGGGCTCGGTCGGCTCGGGCGCGGTTGCGTTGGGCACGGTCGGCCTGGCCGCGGCCCACTCCGACACGGCCCAGGACTTGCCCACGATCAGCCACTCGTCCGGGCCCAGCCAGAGGGCGTGTGCCGTGCCGTGCAGACCCGGGAGCGGTGCCACCAGGCCCGCTCCCGGAAGGCCTGGGCTCAACTCGCCTCCGGTCGCTCGGCCCGCCTCGCCTCCGGTCGCTCGGCCCGCCTCGCCTCCGGTCGCTCGGCCCGCCTCGCCTCCGGTCGCTCGGCCCGCCTCGCCTCCGGTCGCTCCGCTCACCTTGCCCCCGGTCACTGCGGAGGCTGTTCCGGATCGCACGTTCAGCACGGTCTCGAAGGAGACCTCCCGCAACGACAGCCCGGGCCCACCGGCCGCCGCCAGGTCGCCGGCCCGGTGCGCCAGCGGTGCACGCCGGGCCTGTTGCGGGCCGGGGGTGGTGAATGCGTCAACCGTCACGGCGAGCTCCTTCCTGGTCGTAGAGCACCGGGCCGGTGATGGTGGCCGCCACCACCCGGTCGCCCAGCGGTGCCAGTACCTGTTCACCGATGC harbors:
- a CDS encoding aldo/keto reductase, translating into MTLIARTDLDVSPLCLGGNVFGWTANEQESMAVLDAYVEAGGNFIDTAEGYSHWVPGNVGGESETIIGNWLKRRGRRDDVVIATKLKGLSRDSIRQSVEASLRRLRTDHIDLYYAHYDDPDAPQEETAAAFGELVTEGKVRHLAASNFTPDRLAGALRIADELGVARYVALQPHYNLVEREIVEGELAALVAREDLAVFPYYSLASGFLTGKYRTADDLAGRERGDRAGGYLNERGFRVLDALDRVSAAHDAPITTVALAWLLSRPNVLAPIASARSVEQLPALMAAADLKLTEAEVDDLTTASA
- a CDS encoding sarcosine oxidase subunit gamma family protein is translated as MTVDAFTTPGPQQARRAPLAHRAGDLAAAGGPGLSLREVSFETVLNVRSGTASAVTGGKVSGATGGEAGRATGGEAGRATGGEAGRATGGEAGRATGGELSPGLPGAGLVAPLPGLHGTAHALWLGPDEWLIVGKSWAVSEWAAARPTVPNATAPEPTEPKPTEPKPTEPKPTEPKPAVPELIVPEPAAPKPTVPEPTVPEPTVAAKPLSAVAVSLSVPQNGLHLVDLSANYATLLITGPHARDLLEKAITLDLHPRSFAPGQCALTTFARAGVLLWQVGEQAYRLMFRPSFGTYLTDWLIDASQEFRQNG